The Magnolia sinica isolate HGM2019 chromosome 9, MsV1, whole genome shotgun sequence genome contains a region encoding:
- the LOC131256682 gene encoding exocyst complex component EXO70A1, which yields MANLETLVAARKSLKLSLEKSKALGFALEKAGPRLDEIHQRLPSLEAAVRPIRAQKEALAAVGGHIDRAVGPAAAVLKVFDAVHGLEKSLLSDPRSDLGGYLSVLKRLEEALRFLADNCQLAIQWLEDIVEYLEDNAVADDRYISNLKKSLKSLKELQSDDERARLDGGLLDAALVKLENEFRRLLTENSVPLPMSSAASSEQQPCIAPSPLPVTVIQKLQPILDRLTANGRLERCMSIYVDVRSANVKASLQPLNLDYLEISISEFNDVQSIEGYISDWGKHLEFAVKHLYEAEYRLCNDVFEKMGPDVWMECFSKTVAQAGILAFLQFGKTVTESKKDPIKLLKLLDIFASLNKLRLDFNRLFGGKACAEIQTLTRDLIKAVIEGACEIFWELLVQVELQRQTQPPPNGSVPGLVSFITNYCNRLLGDDYRPILTQVLVIHRSWKKEKFQERLLTEAVLNIIKALELNLESWFKMYGDTTLSNLFMMNNHWHFYKHLKGTKLGELLGDAWLREHEQYKEYYATIYLRESWAKLPALLSREGLILFSGGRATARDLVKKRLKAFNEAFDEMYKKQSNWVVSEKDLREKTCQMVVQAIVPVYRSYMQNYGPLVEQDASASKYAKYTVQALENMLSSLFQQKLVKHGSAKTRHSNGKLNNVVANQICSAPAVM from the coding sequence ATGGCGAATCTCGAAACGCTCGTCGCCGCCCGCAAATCGCTGAAACTCAGCTTAGAGAAATCGAAAGCGCTGGGATTTGCGTTGGAGAAGGCTGGGCCCCGGTTGGACGAGATCCACCAACGCCTGCCATCGCTGGAAGCTGCTGTCCGTCCTATCCGGGCCCAGAAGGAGGCTCTGGCAGCCGTCGGTGGCCACATCGACCGTGCTGTCGGGCCTGCTGCAGCCGTTCTGAAAGTCTTCGACGCggtccatggcttggaaaaatcGTTGCTGTCCGATCCGCGGTCCGATCTGGGGGGTTACCTTTCGGTCCTCAAGCGGCTCGAGGAGGCGCTGAGGTTTCTCGCTGATAACTGCCAGCTGGCGATCCAGTGGCTGGAAGACATTGTCGAGTACTTGGAAGATAATGCCGTGGCTGATGATCGGTATATTTCGAATTTGAAGAAATCTCTGAAGAGTCTTAAGGAATTGCAGTCCGACGATGAGCGGGCACGCTTAGATGGTGGGCTCCTGGATGCCGCTTTGGTTAAATTAGAGAATGAGTTCCGTCGGCTGCTGACAGAGAACAGCGTTCCACTGCCAATGTCGTCTGCTGCTTCGTCCGAGCAGCAGCCCTGCATTGCCCCGTCACCACTGCCCGTCACCGTCATTCAGAAGCTGCAGCCGATTCTCGATAGGCTGACCGCCAATGGCCGCCTTGAGCGGTGCATGTCAATCTATGTCGATGTCCGTAGTGCAAATGTGAAGGCGAGTTTAcaaccattgaatcttgattACCTTGAGATCTCGATATCTGAGTTCAACGATGTGCAGAGCATTGAGGGGTACATATCGGATTGGGGGAAGCACTTGGAATTCGCCGTGAAGCATCTGTATGAAGCCGAGTACAGACTTTGCAATGATGTGTTTGAGAAGATGGGGCCCGATGTGTGGATGGAATGCTTCTCGAAGACTGTGGCTCAGGCTGGGATCCTTGCTTTTCTACAGTTTGGGAAGACGGTCACAGAGAGTAAGAAAGACCCAATTAAGCTTTTGAAGTTGTTGGATATTTTCGCTTCTTTGAATAAGCTGAGGTTGGATTTCAATCGCCTGTTTGGAGGGAAAGCCTGTGCTGAGATCCAGACCTTGACGCGAGATCTCATCAAGGCTGTAATTGAAGGCGCTTGTGAGATATTTTGGGAGCTTTTGGTTCAAGTTGAGCTACAGAGGCAGACACAGCCACCGCCCAACGGCAGTGTTCCCGGGCTGGTGAGCTTCATCACCAACTACTGTAATAGGTTGCTGGGAGATGATTATCGGCCAATCCTAACGCAGGTTCTGGTCATCCATCGGAGCTGGAAAAAAGAGAAGTTCCAAGAACGCCTCCTTACTGAGGCAGTATTGAACATAATTAAAGCCCTTGAGCTCAATTTGGAGTCATGGTTCAAGATGTATGGGGACACCACCCTGTCAAACCTCTTCATGATGAACAACCACTGGCATTTCTACAAGCATTTGAAAGGAACGAAGCTTGGGGAACTCTTGGGAGACGCATGGTTGAGAGAGCATGAACAGTACAAGGAATATTATGCCACAATCTACTTGAGAGAGAGCTGGGCGAAGCTCCCAGCCCTGCTGAGTAGGGAAGGCCTGATTCTGTTCTCGGGTGGGAGAGCGACTGCCCGTGATTTGGTCAAGAAGAGGCTGAAAGCCTTCAATGAGGCGTTCGATGAAATGTACAAGAAGCAATCAAATTGGGTTGTGTCGGAGAAAGATTTGAGGGAGAAGACATGCCAGATGGTGGTGCAGGCGATCGTTCCGGTTTACCGGAGCTATATGCAGAACTATGGTCCCCTGGTGGAGCAGGATGCGAGCGCAAGCAAATATGCAAAGTATACCGTGCAGGCTCTGGAGAACATGCTCAGCTCTCTGTTTCAGCAGAAATTGGTGAAACACGGGAGCGCCAAGACGAGGCACTCCAATGGGAAACTCAACAATGTTGTGGCTAATCAAATTTGCTCCGCCCCAGCCGTTATGTGA